The genomic interval AGATACTTGGCGATACGGATTTTCTGATTCATATCGGGGCAGGGTATCACCGCCACGTCCGACACGAGCAACAGCTTGTGATACATAGGCAATTCCAGTACGGCGACATGGCTCAGCACGCCTTTGGGCGGCAGCAGTCCGAAATCTTTGTTCAGAATACCGCGCATGTACTTGTCCGTCGACACGAGCCCTTTCATCAGCACGTCGGCCATCGAATCGCGTATCATTCGCACCGCGGTCTCGACGCAAACAGCATCATTTTTTTCGTCTACGATCGAAAACTTCTCCGGGTCGATCCCGTCGGCCATGCAGACTTTGACAATCTGCTCCCTGTCGCCGATCAGAATAGCTTCGACGATACCCATGTCCGTAGCGGCGTTCACGGCCTCGAGCGTGTGCGAATCTTGGGGGTAAGCCACTGCCAGCTTCTTCCTGCCCCGGCCCTGAACGGCCCGGACGATCTGATCGAGTTTCGTTATCATGATTTGCCTGTTTAACGGACGAAATGTAACGAAAAAAATTCTCCGGCCAAACGGCCGGAGAACAATGACCGGACAGCGAACCGGCCCGGAAACTTATCTGCAAAGCCCTGCCAGCCCCGCAACGGAACGGCGGGCGGGAAACTACTCGGAGCGCTTTTTCGTCAGTCGGAACGTGTCCGACGCGATCACGAGCTCCTCGTTGGTGGCTATCACGGCCACCTTCACTTTCGAATCGGGCGTCGACAGGAGCGTATCCTCGCCGTGCACCTGCTTGTTCAACTGGAAATCGAACCGGATACCCATGAATTCCAAGCCTTGGCATACCAGCTCGCGCGTGGTCGGATCGTTCTCGCCGATCCCCCCGGTAAAGACAAGCAGATCGATTCCCTCCATCAGCGCGGCATACGAGCCGACGAACTTCTTGATCCGCGCGGCGAACATCTCGATCGCCAGCTGCGCACGGGCGTTCCCGTTCTCGGCGGCCGCGCGGATGTCGCGCATGTCGGACGAGACGTTCGTGATGCCCAACATACCCGACTCCTTGTTGATCATGCCGCTCAGACGATCCAGATTCAGTCCCTCCTTCTCGGCGATGTAGATCAGCGCTCCGGGATCGGTGCTGCCGCACCGGGTCCCCATAATCAGGCCGTCGACCGGAGTGAATCCCATCGACGTGTCGTAGGACTTGCCGTCCAGAATGGCCGTA from Alistipes ihumii AP11 carries:
- a CDS encoding phosphate acyltransferase, yielding MITKLDQIVRAVQGRGRKKLAVAYPQDSHTLEAVNAATDMGIVEAILIGDREQIVKVCMADGIDPEKFSIVDEKNDAVCVETAVRMIRDSMADVLMKGLVSTDKYMRGILNKDFGLLPPKGVLSHVAVLELPMYHKLLLVSDVAVIPCPDMNQKIRIAKYLIGTSRTLGIRAPKLAVIAPSEQMLPGIQSSVDAAILAKMGDRGQLGDALVDGPLAVDVALVREAAETKRLTSSVAGDADCLLFPNLDAANAFFKAATKLCGARLAGMVVGTRCPCVLTSRGDSPESKLYSIALAALSAD